Within Buteo buteo chromosome 10, bButBut1.hap1.1, whole genome shotgun sequence, the genomic segment TATACAAATCACATGAGCACGCTTGCTGAAcagtaaaagttatttttatgtaagTGCATTTACTCTTTCTATTTTTGAATAAATGGTAGTATCAAACACTTGTTTAAATATTAAGTGGGTGATCTGAGCCTACAACTTTTAATATTGGCTCTAAAACTCTGCTTTCCTAAGTACCGTTTATTATACCACTATCTTTCTGATGTTTGCGTAATCATAAAGGACCTCAAAACTTGAATACACAGACTGAAATATAAGCTGATAGCCTTGAATATGTCCATGTGCTATATAGTGGCCTTCGAGGACTGTCACAATAACCCTTTTGCATTACAGAGCTAATGTTTTAGTCCTAAATTTTCAGGACCCTTAGTACAGAAGAGAGCTTTATACAATTACTGATGTGAATTTCTCTAAAAGTGTATATTTTTGTGTCCAGTTGTATTATTTAAGTGTTCCTTTGTATAAATTTGTGTATATTGTATaggtttaaaatgttttcatcttgTGGTTATTGCTTAATGCTTTTTTACCTTTGAACATTCACCATCGTTGAccaagagcaagaaaaaaattgtaaatataCTGTTAATAAAgttgaatattttaatgaatttttaaataattgttaGTGTCTCTTAAAACCTTAATTGATGTTCTGcagtgtatgtatgtgtgttatACTTCAGCaggtgggaaaaaaagtctggagTACAGGTGGAGGACTGTGTTTTCTCTGCCTTATCTAACAGCCTTGAGCATGCTGACTGGCCCTTTGTTTAGCAGCACAGGGCATCTAATGGAACAGGATTGCAAAAGGAATAGGTCAGTACCAAAGACCCTCAGCCTTTAGGACACTGCAGCTTCTGCCTCCCCTATGCTGCAATGTTGTTAAGGCTTCCCAGGCCCACTGcggttttgtttcattttaggTTAGAATGGGACTGGGAGATCTGGAAACCTCCCACATTTGAATCACCAGCTTCCTGTTTGATAGCAGCTTATATatacttcaaaagaaataaacctgATTCGCATTAATTTACATCTACTAAAACTTAACTAGAAATAGTAGCATAAGCACAGACCTTAGAACAAGGTGGCTGCCACCTGGGGATTGTATGTGCTGGTCCAGTAGCACTGCCTCGCATGGGGAAATGAACAAGCTGGGAAGAAAACTCCCCCAAAATATTCACCTTACCTAATAGGACTGTTCTGGCACTTACCTCATCTTGGAATTTCAGTACAGTGGAGATGTTGGTTTGGTACTCTTAGAATTAACATTACTAATCAGAGTTTTTGATAAAAACCATTTAATGCTTCCATTGAAACTTACACATGCCAAAACAAGTGAATGTACATTAACATGGTGCTGATTTATAAACAAATATACACATTTTGCACTGCAAAACAAACCACTTAAATATACAGTCCTCTGGCTGCACCTAAACAACTAAGGTAAAAGGTATGAAATATCTTTAACAACAAAAGTATgtaaatagtaattaaaaaaagtctgtgttaCAAATACCTGCATGCCCATTCTTTATTGGGACAGCAAATAAAAGATGGCACAGAATGAAGCTGTTACATGATTCTAGCATTTGGACCCAGGTAGTAAACAAGCTGAATAGACTCAGTCCACCTAAACTTGAGTATTAAGAGTATCTTAAATTTCTGTACAGTCTTACAGTTGTAAAATATGATCAGTAAATTAAAGTAGCTTTTAGGTGTTATGATACTTTCAATAGTTAACTGCTCAGATACTTCACCTTAAACAACGTTTTATGCATGGAGGCCTGTGGAATGTAATACTGACAGATTAATAGAAAAGTTAGGGTAACCAAGAgtaagaattttaaattataattttatactttcagtgaaataatttagCATCTTTAATATTAATTAGATTATTTGTAAGTCCATATGCAATTCAAATAAGCTGGATCCAAAATTAAgcaggttttttaaattaaaactgtatGGGAGGATTTAGTGAGGCAATCATGCTAATTTATGAGCTTGACCATTATTAAAACTGAGAGCATTGCCCAGTTCTCCAGTGCTATCTATTTGTATCATCCTTTCTCTGAAAGGAGTCAAGAAAAGTATTCATGGAGAAATGTTCTCTCTCAGGGAATACTAGAGTGTACATTTCATCTGTTAGAGAGCCACATTTGTCAATTCCTATAATAAAAAACTCAGTGCACTTTGGTAGGTTTTTAGGAAGACTACAGCATCTCCACTATACTAAAAGTCTGGCACAGCCCCAGTGAATGACTGACTGAACTACAACATTGTTCCCACTAAGGCTGAGGCTGCTTAaagcttttatgttttctttaggCTCAAGTATCCTGAAAAGTCACCCAAGATAtctttctcaaagaaaacagattcaGACTTATAAAATCACATCAGTTCACATTGATACTTTACTAATACATTATTACAGGACATCCAAAAATTCCCCAAATAGTTAAAAGAGGACTCTTACTTTAAGAACCCTGTCTACTATCCAGGAAAATAAGCTGAGGCTGGTGTTACTGCAGCTTTTGGTGACGGTTGGGCTTTAGTTGGCAAGTACTGTTTCAGATACTCTGTAGAATAGCAGAAACAAGATACTGTTCATAGAACCATAACTATTATTACCCTTTAAGTATATTTCAAATAAGGTCTTGTTTTACTATTTCCATACATACCCGAGTTAAGTGCATTTTGACTAAGCCCTCGTAAAGGAATGctgtcatcttttttcttgaaatactttGATTCCAGCCCCAAATTATCACcagtagaaataaaaaggctaattaaaatttaaaacaaatgtagtTAGTTAGCCATGCATTAAACAACAAGTGTGGATACAGAAGAATCTTAACTTGAAGTGGAACTAGTGCATTTCTATGAACTTTATCATTTAAAGGTAAACCATCACCAAGTAGGTTAAGAACAGTCTAGAACTAGTTTTTTGATTGACCATCACTTGATAACCTTAGATCTGTCACTGGGAGAGACAATGAACTTTTGTTCTTTGGGGCCCACTCCTGAAAACTCTTCATTTGTTATCTACAAACCATACTTAATGACGAATTAAGTCTGCCACAACTTAAAATTCATTAACGTATTGATGGAGAAGGGCAGGTGACAGAACTAGCTTGGTactggaaatgttttgttaaGTTCCATACACACATAGAAGACAAATGGCTTtataaaacataataataaaaacaaacccccacacTAAAAATGCAATAGATGACACTTACTTCTCCTTATTTGCTGGATGACTAGTTGCAGTCACTATCTGAACATCTGAACATTGAttcatttttgaaagctgtgtGTTAAACTGAATCTGCAGAAATGTAAGAGTTGGAGGTTAGAGAGAGCTACTCCAGATACGGTGGTCCACCAGTAAGTGTATTTAGAGAGTGAGCTTTTCAGGGATTAATGTTTCTATACCTTGCATAGCACTTCTGTGCAGCAAAGCATGCAAGAATAAGCAACTTAAAACCAAGCATTAGCTATTACTAGTGATAATGTTGAAGacagagtttaaaaatactaggatatacagtaaatatttatgcattttcagaaatattccaAACATTAAGCTTTGATATTTTATGCTATCACATTCTTAACCAAACAGAAGAGTCAAAGTGCCTGCCTTTGGTACTGGACATTGTGAATTGACATTTTTATTGTGTGCTGGTTCCAGAAAGTTCTGGAAGGCATACAGAGGAGAAATGGGATGACTGATTCCTGAGCTGGGAAAGGACGGTCGGTCAGGCTGTAAGAGAATAGAATACATCCATAAAGGAGAAGAACAATTCTTGAAATAATTGTTTGTAGAGATTCAAAATTCCCAAACTAACAGCTAACCACAATTACAAAGCTAATGCTCATTTGAGTCTTCCtgacaggaagaaaatgtcacttttcCAAGATTCTTCAGGAAAAcctgtaactttttaaaagttagatGAGTTGAGCACTCTTAGCTAATAATTCTAAGCTCATAATGAGCTACACACCCTGTAACTGATTAATATATTAGATGTACCTAGCTATAAATCAGAGACCTCTTTGCATGAATATGCCTTTCCACTACAGAATAAGAAGCTCATCAATTGCTAGGTGACAACAGGTATCCATACACACAGGGGCAACAATGAACAAGAACCAGTAAGTCATGGTATTTAACAAAGATGATAGGTAATGTTTCCTGCCCCTTATTTTCAAGTTTCTAAATATCACTAATAAGAGCATTCAAATAGTACACTTTCTTTTTCAACCTATACAAAGACAATTAGTATGTAAGTTAACCTCACAACACAAAAatgctaccttttttttccccttcacccTGCACTTcatcttttccaaaataattttgcattgttttgtgtattttaataaataagagCTTAGAAAATTCTCACTTAGAAGACCAGGGCATCAAGTAGCACCCAACAGGGTATTATGTtattacaaaaacaaacaaaacaaaaaaacccctccaaacccccccccaaacacaccCACCAGAAACTATAAGGCCCAAAGAAGatgaaagcacttttttttttttcagttcttcttttAAGGCCATACATTTCAGGAATTAATGACTACATCATAACCATGTTATTTATAGTTATATCTTACCATGCCATGAGGTGAAATGGCAGTCCTAACACCACCATGTGTACTGGCAGAAGTCTCTAGCTTCTTTGCCATCTGAATTTCATTCAGCTGTTTGTTTAACCATGTGATTactgaagagagaagaaaaaggtcaAGCTCACTTCCTACCTCTTACAAGCTGTTTAAAACAGCAAGTAGCCCTTCCTCAGAAGCGACAGCTTAGTGggctgtttttcctccttaagCTCAAGCATCACTAGAAGGCCTAGTCTCAAGCTTCCTCCACCCCTACATGccattctgtttcttcctctagAGTTGGCCCCCCACATGCACACCACCCCAAGCACCAGCTGCAAAGAAAGTCTTCTCTACATGCACCTCTAGGTTGTTGCATACCCACTACAGACAGAAGCTTATTTTCCATAAATGACAATAATCACAGccctttacaaaaaaaaaccccacaggtaAAGCATTATAGTTGTTCCCATTAATTTTCAGTAGCAGCTCAATCACAATGTCATTTTTACAGAGGGGAAAATGAAATTGTATAAACCTACCATTTTCATTGGTTTTCAGTAACTGCTTACTTTCTTCTAGTTTTTGCATTGTAGTTTCTAGCTGTTCTTGTAGCTTGCAAACCTGCAATATTCCCATAATAAGTAAGTATAACACCATCAGGAGCTACTACTAAttacaaactgaagaaaaaatgtaaatacataaaaaggaTCTATGAAATTGTTCTAAAATTATTTAGAGAAGTCTTTTACAAAAGCAATATGAgctaattcttttaaaataagccCTACTTTTATCTAGGGTTTTGACAAGATGACCACCAGAAACCTTTCTGACCTTAATTTTTCTATGATTAAATAATGCAAGGACTCATAAGCATGAAAATATacttaatggaagaaaaagttcACTCTGTTCCACCTTCCCCAACTTTGACATGAATATGCCCTCTAAAGTATGTTAATTCATCCATTATATTGCTTTGTACTGTTAATAcaattttagttttcttccatATAGATGGATGGCTCTTACAAATCagtttaacatgaaaaaaatgaaaaattgattACACgtttaaataaatgtgttaACTAAGTAAAAGAGTACATTCTATTCCACAGAAAGATTTAAGACCTTATTGCTGTAAGTAAGTTAAAAAACACAGAACTTAACACACTACATACAATAGCATTTACAGGACAGAGGGTTAACCTATCGCAATACCTCCTGCTCTTTCATTTGAAGAGATTGTCCCATGTCCTGCAattctctctgctctttttgaagtctctcttctttttctgccaatagtttttcctgctgaattgttactgtatttttcaattttaatttactCATTAGAGTTTTCAAATCTCCTTGTAACTTCTTGATAATTTCATTAgcctattaaaaaataataaatcagatgttcttaaaataaaacacctaAAAATAAGGAAGACACTTCATAAGGATAATGGAATGTTCAAACAAACCTTAAGAAGTTCAGCTGACAGTGACTTAATTGTTGTCTCTAGTTTTTCAAtatgactttgttttttctctgtactCTCTTCCAGTATTGtctttaaaagaatattaaaaatactataaTAAAGATACATGATAGACACTGCTTATGATTTCAAGTAGAACCTCAATAATTCTTTGAAAGATAATCCTTACAAGAAATTCAGTCCTTGCTTTTCAGTCAAATTACATAGGATCTCAATTCatccatttttttgtttacaaaaagTACCACTAACTTTACTCCAGTACCACAATATTAAAACAGTAGCAACCTTTGTAAAACTGAATCCAGTATACTTTTGATGCCATTATTTAGAATCTTTAATTACATTTGAAAGCTTACTGGCTGTATTCATAGGAACTGGTCAACTGCTAATCTATAGATACTGCAGTTAAGGAGGTTCTACAGAGCTTTAgagaaagttattttgaaacACGAAGGAACCTTTTGTTCTTGTGTCGCATCTAATACTTCTTTTGTTCTAATAACTAGCTGATCTTTATCTTTGATCTCTTGTTCCAGAACAGCAACCCGTGTCTGTAGCTGATTAACgagtttctctttttcatgaCATTCAGCATCCAGAGTAGTATTCTCCCGACGCAGTGACAGCACCTCCTGCTTTGCTCTTTGACATTCCTAGAATGTTGGgaaggaattttattttctaagaaaaccTGTAATAGTAATTTAAACAAATCTATCTAAATAGTAAGCATAACGTGGAATGAAGAGGAGCTGAACAAACTTAATATGCTATATTTTCTATTACATGCATAGGCAGGCAGTGTTAATGCTCTAAAAATAGTAAGTTTGGTTATGGAAATTAATAAGCCATACATCTTCTATTCcagaaagctttgctttcagTTCTCTGACTGTGGAGTCTCCTTTATATCTCCTTTCTGTTAGATCTTTGTTGATGACCTCGAGTTCTGAGAGTCTGTTCTGTAACTGTTGAATACTTTTCTGATGCAAACTTTCTAactcctttttctgttgttcttgctGTTGTTGGTACTGAGCTTGTGCCTATGAGAAGCAAAGAAACTAAGTAGTTATTCAATGAATCTGAAACTTAAGCCAAGAAACTATTCACATACAAGAATATtgttaattcttttctgttgtcATACCTGGAgagctctttccttttcatttgtcAGCTcctgcgtgtgtgtgtttgttaGAGCTGTAGTGTATGATGTccattcatttttcagtttgtctAGTTCTCGGCTCTTCTCTGACAAGCTCTGTTTAAGTTTGATAAAGCATATagggttttaaaaatgtaagcatTTCAGTCAATACTGAATGATTGTTTACTGTTACTTCTTCAAAAGGACATGGAATTATTAAGAAAAGTCTAAATTTCAGCACCAGATGCCAAAATGTCTGTTCATTCTGTAAACAGGAAAGTAAGGCACTGAGAAGCTAAAGAGCACCTTTCTGGCACTGTGGGTAAAATAATCTTCATTTccacttgtattttcttccaacCACTATTTAAGAGTGAAAAAACAGTCTGCTGATATTCCCTACCCTTATAActcagtgctgggggggggggaggaattcttcagcagcatcttttcctctttttgattTGTAATTCTACATTCCAATCTAGCAAACACATTCCAGTAACTCCAACTGAAACTGCAAAGATGAGGTAAACAAGTATTCCATTCCAAAAAAGGTCCACAATAGGAGttttaatggaatttttctgtttcataataGTCAAAAGTCACCTTGGTAATTCTAGAATTTGCCCTAAATCATCCTCTTGAAACACAAATGTGAAGTCATTACTGGGCTGACTGCAAAAAATCAAGAAGTAGTACAGTAACATGACATCCAAGACTTCTGATTTAGTTATCATGGTTTCACAAGTTTTCCAAACATAAGGCTTTCCAACCACTCATGGAATATGTAGAGTGTACTTATCTTCACACTACCATATATTTAGTACATAATTTGTGTATGCACATACAGGCAGACCTCTGTACAAAACAAAGTAATATTCTGTTTTAGTACTGAAAGAACTAAAATTTATTCTTCAGTTGCATGCTTTACTCATTCTTAAGAAAAGCTACAGTAGactacttttcttcttttcactcGCTCCCAAGTCAATTATCTTGGCTAGGTAGTGGCTAACCAGCAAGCCCACAAGAAGGTACCTTTTCCATAGATTAAAAGAAGTGCAACTTACAACAGGAAAGTTAAAAATTTACACTACCTGTTGAGTGTAGCTCAGTTGTCTGGTAAGATCCTCTTCGGTTTTTCTAAGCTTTTCTTCCAACATCATTTTGTCTTCCTATGTACAAATTGACATCAAGTCAAATTGTTAGTTCCCAAAATACAAGTAGTATTTAGCTTCCATTTTATCAGCATACCCTGCCTAAGCAACCACATACCTATTATATTTGTGAAAAAATCATCTTGTTTTATCTTATTCAATATGAAgtttatttaattaataaatttaaaagaaaaggcattagCTCACAAGGTAAAACCCAAATTAAATTCTCACCAAGTTTCTATAAGGAAATAGTATCTTATCATAAAGACTTGTTTACAAAGGAGTTGCATGAACAATAAATTAACTGAAATACTGTAAATTTATGTTATTAAAATAGCTTATTAGGTGGCTATAAACatggcagcacagcaggagaGGCACAAATCCCAGGCTATAAACTGAAACAGACAACAGTCAAACTATGAGGCcattaatttctcattaaataAAACCTAGCATGCTACCAACTGCATCAACATTACAATTTTAATTTGCTATTTATAGCTACTAGCCCTTAGAAGTCCATAAAGCCACAGAAttatatacacatgcatgctTTCCCAAACCCAACTGCAGAACAAAGAGATTGAAAGTTTACAGTACTTACACTTACAGTTTACTTTTCAGTTGATCTGGCAATCAGCACAAGGCTATGAAGCACAAGACACTGGAGCATTCAGAAGCATTGGACAGCTGCATACTGCATGCATTGCATGTGTAAAATACCTGATTTTCTGCCAGTTCAAATTACAGTGCTTGGCTGAATATACatgtaatattttcattgctaGAGTGACAGTAACAATTTAGTTTTATAACATGCACCCAAATAACTGCATGCAATGACATATGtgagctaaaataaaaaaaataaaccagagcATACAATTTGGGACATACTTTTGAAGTATTAAGAcggaaaaaaatgcttaagtACACATAGCATCAAGGTCTAGTTGCCACTTAGACAAGCCCTCATTTTACCTTAAGGCATTTCAAACAGGTGGCTAAAAACTTCTTTATTTCTGCATCATTTCCTGGTAGGAATTTTAGAGAGAGGTGGGTAAGATGTTTAAATGGGTTGGTCTCCACTACATTTAAAAAGACAGGTGTGTGATCTAGAACAGATGCTGAAGAAACTAACTGCAGCAAAAACctagggaaaataaaaaataatcaaatatttagcatatttcttttcctgaaattacTTGTAGGTCCTACAagctattttcaaataaaataggTTTTTATATGTGCAATAAAGGGCTGTCCAGCTTTTGACAAAGAACAATGAAATTCAGT encodes:
- the SASS6 gene encoding spindle assembly abnormal protein 6 homolog is translated as MMLEEKLRKTEEDLTRQLSYTQQSLSEKSRELDKLKNEWTSYTTALTNTHTQELTNEKERALQAQAQYQQQQEQQKKELESLHQKSIQQLQNRLSELEVINKDLTERRYKGDSTVRELKAKLSGIEDECQRAKQEVLSLRRENTTLDAECHEKEKLVNQLQTRVAVLEQEIKDKDQLVIRTKEVLDATQEQKTILEESTEKKQSHIEKLETTIKSLSAELLKANEIIKKLQGDLKTLMSKLKLKNTVTIQQEKLLAEKEERLQKEQRELQDMGQSLQMKEQEVCKLQEQLETTMQKLEESKQLLKTNENVITWLNKQLNEIQMAKKLETSASTHGGVRTAISPHGMPDRPSFPSSGISHPISPLYAFQNFLEPAHNKNVNSQCPVPKIQFNTQLSKMNQCSDVQIVTATSHPANKENLFISTGDNLGLESKYFKKKDDSIPLRGLSQNALNSEYLKQYLPTKAQPSPKAAVTPASAYFPG